In Polypterus senegalus isolate Bchr_013 chromosome 12, ASM1683550v1, whole genome shotgun sequence, the following are encoded in one genomic region:
- the acads gene encoding short-chain specific acyl-CoA dehydrogenase, mitochondrial produces the protein MAAILCRARKALTLRSLRCLHSVYQMAELPETHQMLRQTCRDFAEKELAPIASQLDKEHRFPAEQVQKLGAMGLMAVEVPEQFGGAGLDYLAYAIGLEEISRGCASTGVITSVNNSLYLGPVLKFGTEEQKHKWITPFTTGQKVGCFALSEPGNGSDAGAASTVARLEGDHWVLNGTKAWITNAWDASAAVVFATTDKTLKHKGISAFVVPIPTPGLSLGKKEDKLGIRASSTANLIFEDCRVPKSNLLGELGMGFKIAMQTLDCGRIGIAAQALGIGQAALDCAVDYAEKRTAFGAPISKMQAIQFKIADMALALESARLLTWRAAMLKDNKSPFTKEAAMAKLSASEAATLISHQSIQILGGMGYVTDMPAERHYRDARITEIYEGTSEIQRLVISSQILKEYRG, from the exons CCCTAACCCTAAGGTCTCTGAGATGTTTGCACTCAGTCTACCAGATGGCTGAACTGCCCGAAACTCACCAAATGCTGCGTCAGACGTGCCGAGACTTTGCAGAGAAGGAGCTTGCCCCCATAGCTTCGCAGCTGGATAAGGAGCACCGGTTTCCCGCCGAACAG GTTCAAAAACTTGGAGCCATGGGGCTGATGGCTGTGGAGGTGCCAGAGCAGTTTGGAGGTGCCGGCCTGGACTATCTGGCTTATGCTATTGGACTGGAGGAGATCAGCAGAGGTTGTGCATCCACTGGAGTCATCACAAGTGTTAACAAT TCGCTGTACCTGGGTCCAGTCCTGAAGTTTGGcacggaagaacagaagcacaaaTGGATCACTCCTTTCACTACAGGACAGAAGGTGGGCTGCTTTGCACTCAGTGAACCAG GGAATGGCAGTGATGCAGGAGCAGCTTCCACAGTCGCACGCCTAGAGGGGGATCACTGGGTTCTAAATGGAACAAAGGCCTGGATCACAAATGCCTGGGATGCCTCTGCCGCGGTTGTCTTTGCCACTACTGACAAGACTCTCAAACACAAG GGTATCAGTGCCTTCGTTGTTCCCATACCCACCCCTGGTCTCTCTCTGGGCAAGAAGGAAGATAAGCTCGGCATTCGTGCTTCATCTACTGCAAACTTGATCTTTGAGGACTGCCGTGTACCCAAGAGCAACTTGCTTGGAGAGCTTGGCATGGGCTTCAAGATTGCCATG CAAACTCTGGACTGTGGGCGCATTGGCATTGCAGCACAGGCACTGGGTATCGGTCAGGCTGCACTGGACTGTGCTGTTGATTATGCAGAGAAGAGGACTGCATTTGGGGCACCAATTTCTAAGATGCAAGCTATACAG TTTAAGATTGCTGACATGGCCCTGGCCCTGGAAAGTGCACGTCTTCTAACCTGGAGAGCTGCCATGCTAAAAGACAACAAATCACCTTTCACAAAA GAGGCAGCAATGGCAAAACTCTCAGCTTCAGAGGCAGCAACATTAATTTCTCATCAG tccaTTCAGATTTTGGGAGGAATGGGTTACGTGACGGATATGCCAGCTGAAAGACATTACAGAGATGCACGTATTACCGAGATCTATGAAGGCACGAGTGAAATCCAGCGATTGGTCATTTCTAGCCAGATCCTGAAAGAATACAGAGGATAA